One genomic window of Buchnera aphidicola (Drepanosiphum platanoidis) includes the following:
- the aroQ gene encoding type II 3-dehydroquinate dehydratase — protein MKKKFNILIINGPNLNLLGSREKKIYGKLSLLDLLNQLNKKAKLLNTNLIHFQSNAEHSLIQKIHDSKNSIDYIIINPAAFTHTSIALRDALLSVNIPFIEVHISNIYSREHFRCHSWFSDISKGIICGLGTDGYFWALKSAVKRLCKK, from the coding sequence ATAAATGGTCCAAATTTAAATTTATTAGGATCTAGAGAAAAAAAAATTTATGGGAAATTATCATTATTAGATTTACTTAATCAATTAAATAAAAAAGCAAAATTATTAAATACTAATTTAATACATTTTCAATCTAATGCAGAACATTCTTTAATTCAAAAAATACACGATTCTAAAAATTCTATTGATTATATCATAATTAATCCAGCTGCTTTTACGCATACTAGTATTGCCTTAAGAGATGCATTATTATCTGTGAATATTCCTTTTATAGAAGTACATATTTCTAATATTTATTCAAGAGAACATTTTAGATGTCATTCTTGGTTTTCTGATATTTCTAAAGGAATAATTTGTGGATTAGGAACAGATGGCTATTTTTGGGCTTTAAAAAGTGCAGTCAAAAGATTATGTAAAAAATAA
- a CDS encoding RluA family pseudouridine synthase has translation MKKKIVTLQKVIKKNSYINQRLDKILSKIFPNYSRSCFKKWILKGYVSINGKIVNIPKKKIMLLDKLVVKGRIYTKTFYPEKIFLNIIYEDKYLMIINKPCNMVVHPGYGNENKTLLNGLLFYNNLLKLVPRAGIVHRLDKNTTGLLIIAKTIKTYFLLQKMLKFRKIYREYRAIVNGSLFGSGSIKVPISRHFFNRTKMSVSIFGKLSKTYYTVLENFPYHTLLKIFLKTGRTHQIRVHMLYLNYPILGDPLYKKKLFFNKYLNHKTLNILNNFKRQALHAYKLKFLHPITKKIIKIKSLLPEDMQKIIFYLRNNKQI, from the coding sequence TTGAAAAAAAAAATTGTTACATTACAAAAAGTAATTAAAAAAAATTCTTATATTAATCAGAGATTAGATAAAATATTATCTAAAATTTTTCCTAATTACTCTAGAAGTTGTTTTAAAAAATGGATTTTAAAAGGTTATGTTTCTATTAATGGAAAAATAGTTAATATTCCAAAAAAAAAAATAATGTTATTAGATAAATTGGTAGTTAAAGGAAGAATTTATACAAAAACATTTTATCCAGAAAAAATTTTTTTAAATATAATTTACGAAGATAAATATTTAATGATTATAAATAAACCATGTAATATGGTGGTTCATCCTGGTTATGGAAATGAAAATAAAACTCTTTTAAATGGATTATTATTTTATAATAATTTATTAAAATTAGTTCCAAGAGCTGGTATTGTTCATCGTTTAGATAAAAATACAACAGGTTTATTAATTATTGCTAAAACTATAAAAACTTATTTTTTATTGCAAAAAATGTTAAAATTCAGAAAAATTTATAGAGAATATCGAGCTATTGTAAATGGAAGTTTATTTGGGTCTGGAAGTATAAAAGTTCCAATTAGTAGGCATTTTTTTAACCGAACAAAAATGTCTGTTTCTATTTTTGGAAAATTATCTAAAACATATTATACAGTATTAGAAAATTTTCCTTATCATACTTTATTAAAAATTTTTTTAAAGACTGGAAGAACACATCAAATTAGAGTACATATGTTGTATTTGAATTATCCTATTTTAGGTGATCCTTTATATAAAAAAAAATTGTTTTTTAATAAATATTTAAATCATAAAACTTTAAACATATTAAATAATTTTAAACGACAAGCTTTACATGCATATAAATTAAAATTTTTACATCCTATAACTAAAAAAATTATTAAAATAAAATCTTTGTTACCTGAAGATATGCAAAAAATTATTTTTTATTTGAGAAATAATAAACAAATTTAA
- the alaS gene encoding alanine--tRNA ligase: MISSNKIRKIFLKFFKKKNHKIFSGNSLLLNTDKSLLFANAGMNQFKKFFLGNSNIKYSKIATIQYCLRTGGKHNDINQVGNTNIHHTFFEMLGNFSFGSYFKKEAILYAWELLTHKKWFNINKKKLLITVYYEDIETYKIWKNIIKISKNRIIKVKDKKNKKFNSDNFWKMGKYGLCGPSTEIFYDYFYKNKKKCKNFKDFKSQKNRFLEIWNIVFIQFNKTIHGKIEKLPIFSIDTGMGLERISAVLQKVNSNYDTDIFKNLIQHIIALSKNKILNKSTKIIADHFRAICFIISDHILPSNEEKGYILRKIIRRAVTHGFFNKIKNPFLYKLLPTLIKSMKSESKKICKNKKIIIKILKKEEKNFLKILKSGLNLLKIKIKKLKNNKIKSNFIFYLYDTLGFPIDITIEICKKKKIYINIKKLKKYINNQKKKSNNKNFKNNKDIYNLGNKKTKFLGYKKYKTKSIIKKIFINYKKTKKIKKGEKAQIILDKTVFYGKSGGQIGDSGLIKLKKKNIFKVKKTKKIGKIIVHIGKMISGKFLKNSKVILKINKKKRNLISINHTCTHLLNYALQKILKKKIYQKGSSINSKKIRFDFLYEKKINFKKQQKIEKEINKKIRKNYAIKVCNLTLKKSKKLKYKTIINKKYNKHKVRGVKIGSFSKELCGGTHVHNTKEINVFIIKKIIKIASNTYRIKAVTNKEAIKKILKNSKKINSIKNLFNCNSSEIVKICKKKLKIINLTYKNIKIIEQKYIKQIVKNLIKKSNKKKKIYFICKIIKNINIKLLRKIINKIKENPKIIVVALINQSVNNTNIIINVKKKFSKYIQANKILKKILNKNFGKGGGNLISAEGGFTKKNIKLNKIIKNIKKYLIKKLIKFKNVFKSI; the protein is encoded by the coding sequence ATGATCTCTTCAAATAAAATTCGAAAAATTTTTTTAAAATTTTTTAAAAAAAAAAATCATAAAATATTTTCAGGAAATTCTTTATTGTTAAACACTGATAAATCTCTATTATTTGCTAATGCAGGAATGAACCAATTTAAAAAATTTTTTTTAGGAAATTCTAACATAAAATATTCTAAAATTGCTACTATACAATATTGTTTGAGAACTGGAGGGAAACATAATGATATTAATCAAGTAGGAAACACAAATATTCATCATACATTTTTTGAAATGTTAGGAAATTTTAGTTTTGGTTCATATTTTAAAAAAGAAGCAATTCTATATGCTTGGGAGCTACTAACTCATAAAAAATGGTTTAATATAAATAAAAAAAAATTATTAATTACTGTATATTATGAAGATATCGAAACATATAAAATATGGAAAAATATTATTAAAATTTCTAAAAATAGAATTATTAAAGTTAAAGACAAAAAAAATAAAAAATTTAATTCAGATAATTTTTGGAAAATGGGAAAATATGGATTATGCGGACCATCTACAGAAATATTTTATGATTATTTTTATAAAAATAAAAAAAAATGTAAAAATTTTAAAGATTTTAAATCTCAAAAAAACAGATTTTTAGAAATATGGAATATAGTCTTTATTCAATTTAACAAAACTATACACGGAAAAATAGAAAAATTACCAATTTTTTCAATTGATACTGGAATGGGATTAGAAAGAATCTCTGCTGTTTTACAAAAAGTAAATTCAAATTATGATACAGATATATTTAAAAATTTAATTCAACATATCATAGCTTTAAGTAAAAATAAAATATTAAATAAATCTACAAAAATAATTGCAGATCATTTTAGAGCAATTTGTTTTATTATTTCTGATCATATTTTACCTTCAAATGAAGAAAAAGGATATATTTTAAGAAAAATTATTAGAAGAGCGGTAACGCATGGATTCTTTAACAAAATTAAAAATCCTTTTTTATATAAATTATTACCTACATTAATCAAATCAATGAAATCAGAAAGTAAAAAAATTTGTAAAAATAAAAAAATAATCATAAAAATTTTAAAAAAAGAAGAAAAAAATTTTTTAAAAATTTTAAAATCTGGATTAAATTTGTTAAAAATAAAAATAAAAAAATTAAAAAATAATAAAATAAAAAGTAATTTTATTTTTTATTTATATGACACTTTAGGATTTCCTATAGATATTACAATTGAAATTTGTAAAAAAAAAAAAATATATATAAATATAAAAAAATTAAAAAAATATATAAATAATCAAAAAAAAAAATCTAATAATAAAAATTTTAAAAATAATAAAGATATTTATAATCTTGGTAATAAAAAAACTAAATTTTTAGGATATAAAAAATATAAAACAAAATCTATTATAAAAAAAATTTTTATTAATTATAAAAAAACAAAAAAAATAAAAAAAGGAGAAAAAGCTCAAATTATTTTAGACAAAACTGTATTTTACGGAAAATCAGGAGGTCAAATAGGTGATTCTGGACTTATAAAATTAAAAAAAAAAAATATTTTCAAAGTTAAAAAAACTAAAAAAATAGGAAAAATAATTGTTCATATAGGAAAAATGATTTCTGGAAAATTTTTAAAAAATTCTAAAGTAATTTTAAAAATAAATAAAAAAAAACGAAATTTAATCTCTATCAACCATACATGTACTCATTTATTAAATTATGCACTACAAAAAATTTTAAAAAAAAAAATTTATCAAAAAGGATCTTCTATAAATTCAAAAAAAATAAGATTTGATTTTTTATATGAAAAAAAAATAAATTTTAAAAAACAGCAAAAAATTGAAAAAGAAATAAATAAAAAAATTAGAAAAAATTATGCAATAAAAGTTTGTAATTTAACATTAAAAAAATCTAAAAAACTAAAATATAAAACAATTATTAATAAAAAATATAATAAACATAAAGTAAGAGGAGTAAAAATAGGTTCTTTTTCCAAAGAATTATGTGGTGGAACACATGTTCATAATACAAAAGAAATTAATGTTTTTATTATCAAAAAAATAATTAAAATAGCTTCTAACACATATCGAATAAAAGCAGTCACTAATAAAGAGGCTATAAAGAAAATATTAAAAAATTCAAAAAAAATAAACTCTATAAAAAATTTATTTAATTGTAATTCCTCTGAAATAGTAAAAATCTGTAAAAAAAAATTAAAAATAATAAATTTAACATATAAAAATATTAAAATAATAGAACAAAAATATATTAAACAAATTGTAAAAAATTTAATTAAAAAATCTAATAAAAAAAAAAAAATTTATTTTATTTGTAAAATCATAAAAAATATAAATATAAAATTATTAAGAAAAATAATAAACAAAATAAAAGAAAATCCTAAAATTATTGTTGTTGCTTTAATTAATCAATCAGTTAATAATACTAACATAATTATTAATGTCAAAAAAAAATTTTCAAAATATATTCAAGCAAATAAAATATTAAAAAAAATTTTAAATAAAAATTTTGGAAAAGGAGGCGGAAATTTAATATCAGCGGAAGGAGGGTTTACAAAAAAAAATATTAAATTAAATAAAATCATAAAAAATATTAAAAAATATTTAATAAAAAAATTAATAAAATTTAAAAATGTTTTTAAATCAATATAA
- the csrA gene encoding carbon storage regulator CsrA produces MLILTRRIGESLIISDEIKVTVLGIKGNQVRIGVDAPKKIAVHREEIYNKIQKEKQNIKNKSKEIK; encoded by the coding sequence ATGTTAATTTTGACTAGAAGAATTGGAGAATCTCTTATAATTAGTGACGAAATAAAAGTAACTGTTCTAGGAATTAAAGGGAATCAAGTAAGAATTGGAGTAGATGCTCCTAAAAAAATTGCTGTACATAGAGAAGAAATTTATAATAAAATTCAAAAAGAAAAACAAAATATAAAAAATAAATCTAAAGAAATTAAATGA
- a CDS encoding RsmE family RNA methyltransferase — MKLKNKKISKFFINKKNIKINKIIKIKKNYHHIKNVLKLKKNKKINIFNNTNYYFIGIIKSLKKKIIKIIIKKKIYQNNESKIKIHLGQLICAKKKMDWIVQKSSELGITSITPILYKNSKKYFNNNKIFKRLKKISISSSEQCNRNKITKINLPTTLLKWINKKSKNNKNIKKIFCDFYKNYQNKTNIQKIITKNCEIMLLVGSEKGFCKEDLKLCKKKNFYQINLGNRILRVETASIVAISIIQCNKDKNLSKLYY; from the coding sequence ATGAAATTAAAAAATAAAAAAATATCAAAATTTTTTATAAATAAAAAAAATATAAAAATAAATAAAATTATAAAAATTAAAAAAAATTATCATCATATAAAAAATGTATTAAAATTAAAAAAAAATAAAAAAATTAATATTTTTAATAATACAAATTATTATTTTATAGGAATAATCAAAAGTCTAAAAAAAAAAATAATAAAAATTATAATAAAAAAAAAAATTTATCAAAATAATGAATCAAAAATAAAAATTCATTTGGGGCAATTAATATGTGCAAAAAAAAAAATGGATTGGATTGTACAAAAATCTTCTGAACTAGGAATAACTTCTATTACTCCAATACTTTATAAAAATTCAAAAAAATATTTTAATAATAACAAAATTTTTAAACGATTAAAAAAAATTTCTATTTCTTCTAGTGAACAATGTAACAGAAATAAAATAACTAAAATTAATTTACCAACAACATTATTAAAGTGGATAAATAAAAAAAGTAAAAATAATAAAAATATTAAAAAAATTTTTTGTGATTTTTATAAAAATTATCAAAATAAAACAAATATACAAAAAATTATTACAAAAAATTGTGAAATAATGTTATTAGTAGGATCTGAAAAAGGATTTTGTAAAGAAGATCTTAAATTATGTAAAAAAAAAAATTTTTATCAAATTAATTTAGGAAACAGAATTTTACGAGTAGAAACCGCAAGTATTGTAGCAATTTCAATTATTCAATGTAATAAAGATAAAAATTTATCTAAATTATATTATTAA
- the rpiA gene encoding ribose-5-phosphate isomerase RpiA, whose product MKKKIQNKLKKNVALNVIKYIKKNMFLGIGTGSTINFLINEVNSYKNLVKGIVSSSKMTTNLLKRNNVNNIYKINKIDRINLYIDSADEVNFNFDMIKGGGGALTREKIVSHYSDYFICIVDSTKIVKKFNKFPLPIEILPFALNYIKKELIKINKNILFSVRKNFITDNGNLILDVKNLDLSNPKYIEKKLNNLPGIVSSGIFSIRKPDLLLISTFDGIKKIKIKNKNTLKSLKL is encoded by the coding sequence ATGAAAAAAAAAATTCAAAATAAATTAAAAAAAAATGTAGCTTTAAATGTTATAAAATATATAAAAAAAAATATGTTTTTGGGAATTGGAACAGGCTCTACAATTAATTTTTTAATAAATGAGGTTAATAGTTACAAAAATTTAGTAAAAGGAATAGTATCATCATCTAAGATGACAACAAATCTATTAAAAAGAAATAATGTTAATAACATTTATAAGATTAATAAAATTGATAGAATTAATTTATATATTGATAGTGCAGATGAAGTAAATTTTAATTTTGATATGATTAAAGGAGGAGGAGGGGCATTAACAAGAGAAAAAATAGTTTCACATTATTCAGATTATTTTATATGTATAGTTGATTCAACTAAAATTGTAAAAAAATTTAATAAGTTTCCTCTTCCGATCGAAATATTACCTTTTGCTTTAAATTATATAAAAAAAGAATTAATAAAAATTAATAAAAATATTTTATTTTCTGTAAGAAAAAATTTTATTACTGATAATGGAAATTTAATTTTAGATGTTAAAAATTTAGATTTAAGTAATCCCAAATATATAGAAAAAAAATTAAATAATCTTCCTGGAATTGTTTCATCAGGAATTTTTTCTATTAGAAAACCTGATTTATTATTAATTAGTACTTTTGATGGAATTAAAAAAATAAAAATAAAAAATAAAAATACTCTAAAAAGTTTAAAACTTTAA
- a CDS encoding glutamine--tRNA ligase/YqeY domain fusion protein codes for MKKKIKNFIFKIIKSDLKKKKYKIIRTRFPPEPNGYLHLGHAKSIFLNFHISKLFKGKCNLRFDDTNPEKEKKKYIKNIIKEIKWLGYKWNKKIKYASNYFKKIYNYALILIKKNLAYVDQLNKKEIKKYRGTLTTVGKNSPYRNQSIKKNLWLFKKMKKGYFKEGEVCLRAKINMHSSQIIMRDPVLYRIKFFKHHRTKNTWNIYPTYDFTHCISDSIEKITHSICTLEFLDNKILYNWILNNINIKFKSTQYEFSKLNLEYTILSKRKLKNLIKKKIVDGWDDPRMPTISGLKRRGYTPKSIKNFCKKIGVTKQNNLIKISFLEHCIRKDLNKKSFRYMAVLNPIKIIITNYPDNLIEKIKILNHPQNKKLGKRTIYFSKYIYIDRSDFKNNKIKNSRKLSIHKEIRLRYSYVIKAIKIKKNYLGKIKKIYCTYDKKTLNKNPKNRKVSGVIHWISKNNTKKAEFHLFSPIFNITNPESQKNYLKYVNKKSIITKKGFIEKSLFKKKNIKNYQFEREGYFILDKKNTDNKKITVFNQTVSLK; via the coding sequence ATGAAAAAAAAAATAAAAAATTTTATTTTTAAAATTATAAAATCAGATTTAAAAAAAAAAAAATACAAAATTATTAGAACTAGATTCCCTCCAGAACCAAATGGATACTTACATTTAGGCCATGCAAAATCTATATTTTTAAATTTTCATATCTCAAAATTATTTAAAGGAAAATGCAATTTACGTTTTGACGATACAAATCCAGAAAAAGAAAAAAAAAAATATATAAAAAATATAATAAAAGAAATTAAATGGCTAGGTTATAAATGGAACAAAAAAATAAAATATGCTTCAAATTATTTTAAAAAAATTTATAATTATGCATTAATTTTAATCAAAAAAAATCTGGCTTATGTAGATCAACTAAATAAAAAAGAAATTAAAAAATATAGAGGAACATTAACAACTGTTGGAAAAAATAGTCCTTATCGAAACCAAAGTATAAAAAAAAATTTATGGTTATTTAAAAAAATGAAAAAAGGATATTTTAAAGAAGGTGAAGTTTGTTTAAGAGCAAAAATAAATATGCACTCTTCTCAAATAATTATGAGAGATCCAGTTTTATATAGAATAAAATTTTTTAAACATCATCGAACTAAAAATACATGGAACATATATCCCACTTATGATTTTACTCATTGTATTTCAGACTCTATAGAAAAAATCACTCATTCTATATGCACATTAGAATTTTTAGATAATAAAATTTTATATAATTGGATATTAAATAATATAAATATTAAATTTAAATCAACACAATATGAATTTTCTAAATTAAATTTAGAGTACACAATACTATCAAAAAGAAAATTAAAAAATTTAATTAAAAAAAAAATTGTAGATGGGTGGGATGATCCAAGAATGCCTACAATTTCTGGCTTAAAAAGGAGAGGTTATACTCCAAAATCTATAAAAAATTTTTGTAAAAAAATAGGTGTAACAAAACAAAATAATTTAATTAAAATATCTTTTTTAGAGCATTGTATAAGAAAAGATTTAAATAAAAAATCTTTTAGATATATGGCTGTATTAAATCCTATTAAAATAATTATTACAAATTATCCTGATAACTTAATAGAAAAAATAAAAATACTAAATCATCCTCAAAATAAAAAATTAGGGAAAAGAACTATTTATTTTAGTAAATATATTTATATAGATAGGTCAGATTTTAAAAATAATAAAATAAAAAATTCTAGAAAACTTTCTATACATAAAGAAATTAGATTACGCTACTCGTATGTTATTAAAGCTATAAAAATAAAAAAAAATTATTTAGGAAAAATAAAAAAAATATATTGTACATATGATAAAAAAACATTAAATAAAAATCCTAAAAATAGAAAAGTATCTGGAGTTATCCACTGGATTTCAAAAAACAATACAAAAAAAGCAGAATTTCATTTATTTTCACCAATTTTTAATATTACAAATCCAGAATCTCAAAAAAATTATTTAAAATATGTGAACAAAAAATCAATTATTACAAAAAAAGGTTTTATAGAAAAATCATTGTTTAAAAAAAAAAATATAAAAAATTATCAATTTGAAAGAGAAGGATATTTTATTTTAGATAAAAAAAATACAGACAATAAAAAAATAACAGTTTTTAATCAAACTGTAAGTTTGAAATAA
- the eno gene encoding phosphopyruvate hydratase translates to MPYIKKIFGREIIDSRGVPTIEAEVHLNSGHIGIASSPSGASKGSREALELRDNDKKRYFGKGLKKSIFLIKNVIFPKLFKKDSRDQKKIDNIMIELDDTKNKSYLGANTILAISLANAKASALFKNVPFFQHISELNNTPKQYSMPLPMVNIINGGQHTNNNLDIQEFMIQPINSKSFKNAIRVCSEIFFNLSIILKKKNISTNVGDEGGFAPNLKSNSSVFKLLNKAVKQSGYRIKKDINFAIDCAASEIFNKKKKTYVLNQEKKEFNSYEFTKYLQNLTKKYSISSIEDGQHESDWKGFFYQTKILGKKIQIVGDDLFVTNPKLLKYGIKKNIANSILIKLNQIGTLTETLKTIKIAKKNNYHVIISHRSGETEDTSIADLSVGTSAGQIKTGSMSRSERIAKYNRLIRIENYLGNKIAPYKGKLELKF, encoded by the coding sequence ATGCCATATATAAAAAAAATTTTTGGAAGAGAAATAATTGATTCAAGAGGTGTTCCTACAATAGAAGCAGAAGTTCATCTAAACAGTGGACATATAGGTATAGCTTCTTCACCTTCTGGAGCATCTAAAGGATCTAGAGAAGCTTTAGAGTTAAGAGATAATGATAAGAAAAGATATTTTGGAAAAGGTTTAAAAAAATCTATTTTTTTAATTAAAAATGTAATTTTTCCAAAATTATTTAAAAAAGATTCTAGAGATCAAAAAAAAATTGATAATATAATGATTGAATTAGACGATACTAAAAATAAATCATATCTAGGGGCAAATACAATTTTAGCTATATCTTTAGCTAACGCTAAAGCATCTGCATTATTTAAAAATGTTCCATTTTTTCAACATATTTCTGAATTAAATAATACCCCAAAACAATATTCTATGCCTTTACCTATGGTAAATATTATTAATGGAGGTCAACATACTAATAATAATTTAGATATACAAGAATTTATGATTCAACCTATTAATTCTAAAAGTTTTAAAAATGCAATAAGAGTATGTTCTGAAATATTTTTTAATTTATCTATAATTTTAAAAAAAAAAAATATAAGTACGAATGTAGGTGATGAAGGTGGTTTTGCTCCTAATTTAAAATCAAATTCATCAGTTTTTAAATTATTAAACAAAGCAGTAAAACAATCAGGATATAGAATAAAAAAAGATATTAATTTTGCAATTGATTGCGCAGCATCAGAAATTTTTAACAAAAAAAAAAAAACTTATGTATTAAATCAAGAAAAAAAAGAATTTAATTCATATGAATTTACAAAATATTTACAAAATCTTACAAAAAAATATTCAATTTCTTCAATTGAAGATGGTCAACATGAATCAGATTGGAAAGGATTTTTTTATCAAACAAAAATTTTGGGAAAAAAAATACAAATTGTAGGAGATGATTTATTTGTAACGAATCCTAAACTTTTAAAATATGGAATAAAAAAAAATATTGCAAATTCAATTTTAATTAAATTAAATCAAATTGGTACATTAACAGAAACATTAAAAACAATAAAAATTGCAAAAAAAAATAATTATCATGTAATTATATCACATAGATCTGGAGAAACTGAAGATACTTCAATAGCAGATTTATCTGTTGGAACATCCGCAGGTCAAATTAAAACAGGATCAATGAGTAGATCTGAAAGAATAGCAAAATATAATAGACTAATTAGAATTGAAAATTATTTAGGAAATAAAATAGCTCCATATAAAGGAAAACTAGAACTAAAATTTTAA
- a CDS encoding thioredoxin domain-containing protein — MKKIIHKFYIFLVILLFNLTLMFKFQLNIKNTTYSNLIKPVLSEIKKNNVFDPIIEGKDYFKTNNPIHECPKIILFFSFNCPYCIKQHNNYLYQAIEQKFKIKVEKYYVSLVHNDYNITISKIWNIGKIINQEEKTNDFLFHISQEKINNIDQIKKLFVHIINLKTENFDKLWNSSILALAINKENTFFNQSEIYSVPSLLIYGKYLISSECVPFIKKQDALNKYLNIIDYLLKKDTSNIVH; from the coding sequence ATGAAAAAAATAATTCATAAATTTTATATTTTTTTAGTTATTTTGTTATTTAACTTAACTTTAATGTTTAAATTTCAATTAAATATAAAAAATACAACATATTCAAATTTAATAAAACCAGTATTATCAGAAATTAAAAAAAATAACGTTTTCGATCCAATTATAGAAGGAAAAGACTACTTTAAAACAAATAATCCTATTCATGAATGTCCTAAAATAATACTTTTTTTTTCGTTTAATTGCCCATATTGTATAAAACAACATAATAATTATTTATATCAAGCGATAGAACAAAAATTTAAAATTAAAGTTGAAAAATATTATGTTTCACTAGTTCATAATGATTATAATATTACTATTTCAAAAATATGGAATATAGGAAAAATAATTAATCAAGAAGAAAAAACAAATGATTTTTTATTTCATATTTCACAAGAAAAAATTAATAATATAGATCAAATAAAAAAATTGTTTGTTCATATAATAAATCTTAAAACTGAAAATTTTGATAAATTATGGAATTCTTCAATTCTAGCTTTAGCTATTAATAAAGAAAATACATTCTTTAATCAATCCGAAATATATTCTGTTCCATCATTATTAATTTATGGAAAATATTTAATTTCTTCAGAATGCGTTCCATTTATAAAAAAACAAGATGCATTAAATAAATATTTAAATATAATAGATTATTTATTAAAAAAAGATACATCAAATATTGTACATTAA
- a CDS encoding 5'-3' exonuclease produces MKYKIKNKKSFKKKIIIIIDGNNYLYRYYYIFKNLKNHENKPTGVIYGILKLIKNLIKIYSPKNIIFVFDHPSKNFRKKIYKPYKSNRLKMPIDLKNQIKPLLNIIKCLGFPILRIPKIEADDIIGTIIKKESKLKYKILICTSDKDICQLIKKNVKILNFKNKILGIKEIKKKFGIAPKTISCYLSLVGDKSDNIPGAPGIGKKSAVKILKKYNSLKKIYKNLNNLKKIKFRNSIKFNKIFIKNKKKIFLYFKLTTIKKNIFIKKYKKKIKLKKIKLKKLFCLFQKYNLKSLKKFFLKKNFLK; encoded by the coding sequence ATGAAATATAAAATCAAGAATAAGAAATCTTTTAAAAAAAAAATTATAATAATAATTGATGGAAATAATTATTTATACAGGTATTATTATATTTTTAAAAATTTAAAAAATCATGAAAATAAACCAACAGGTGTTATTTATGGAATTTTAAAATTAATTAAAAATTTAATAAAAATATATTCTCCGAAAAATATTATTTTTGTATTTGATCATCCTTCTAAAAATTTTAGGAAAAAAATATATAAACCATATAAATCTAACAGATTAAAAATGCCTATTGATTTAAAAAATCAAATAAAACCATTATTAAATATTATTAAATGTTTAGGTTTTCCTATTTTAAGAATTCCAAAAATTGAAGCAGATGATATAATTGGAACAATAATTAAAAAAGAATCTAAATTAAAATATAAAATATTAATTTGCACATCAGACAAAGATATATGTCAATTAATTAAAAAAAATGTAAAAATTTTAAATTTTAAAAATAAAATTTTAGGAATAAAAGAAATAAAAAAAAAATTTGGAATTGCTCCAAAAACCATTAGTTGTTATTTATCATTAGTTGGAGATAAATCTGATAATATTCCAGGAGCTCCTGGAATTGGAAAAAAAAGCGCTGTTAAAATTCTTAAAAAATATAATTCTTTAAAAAAAATTTATAAAAATTTAAATAATTTAAAAAAAATTAAATTTAGAAATTCTATAAAATTTAATAAAATATTTATTAAAAATAAAAAAAAAATTTTTTTATATTTTAAATTAACTACTATAAAAAAAAATATCTTTATAAAAAAATATAAAAAAAAAATAAAATTAAAAAAAATAAAATTAAAGAAATTATTTTGTTTATTTCAAAAATATAATTTAAAATCTTTAAAAAAATTTTTTTTAAAAAAAAATTTTTTAAAATAA